A genomic stretch from Tenrec ecaudatus isolate mTenEca1 chromosome X, mTenEca1.hap1, whole genome shotgun sequence includes:
- the RAB33A gene encoding ras-related protein Rab-33A, translating to MAQPILGQGSLQPASAAGLAGLELDSSLDQYVQIRIFKIIVIGDSNVGKTCLTFRFCGGTFPDKTEATIGVDFREKTVEIEGEKIKVQVWDTAGQERFRKSMVEHYYRNVHAVVFVYDVTKMTSFTNLKMWIQECNGHAVPPLVPKVLVGNKCDLREQIQVPSNLALKFADAHNMLLFETSAKDPQESQNVESIFMCLACRLKAQKSLLYRDAERQQGKVQKLEFPQETNSKASCPC from the exons ATGGCGCAGCCCATCCTGGGCCAAGGCAGTCTGCAGCCCGCCTCGGCCGCGGGCCTGGCTGGCCTGGAGCTTGACTCGTCATTGGACCAGTACGTGCAGATTCGCATCTTCAAAATCATCGTGATCGGAGACTCCAACGTGGGCAAGACCTGCCTGACCTTCCGCTTCTGTGGGGGCACCTTCCCGGACAAGACTGAAGCCACCATCGGTGTGGACTTCCGGGAGAAGACGGTGGAAATCGAAGGAGAGAAGATCAAG gtccaggtgtGGGACACGGCGGGTCAGGAACGCTTCCGGAAGAGCATGGTAGAACATTACTACCGCAATGTGCATGCCGTGGTCTTTGTCTATGATGTTACCAAGATGACATCCTTCACCAATCTCAAAATGTGGATCCAGGAGTGCAACGGGCATGCCGTGCCCCCCCTTGTCCCCAAAGTGCTTGTGGGCAACAAGTGTGACTTGAGGGAACAGATCCAGGTACCCTCCAACCTAGCTCTGAAATTTGCTGACGCCCACAACATGCTCTTGTTTGAGACATCAGCTAAGGACCCCCAAGAGAGCCAGAACGTGGAGTCCATTTTCATGTGCCTGGCGTGCCGTTTGAAGGCCCAAAAATCCCTGCTGTACCGTGATGCTGAGCGGCAGCAGGGGAAGGTGCAGAAACTTGAGTTCCCACAGGAAACCAACAGTAAAGCCTCCTGTCCCTGTTGA